CTCGTTGATCAACCTCTCCGACCGGGGGAGAAGGACCATGCGCGGACTCACCGAGCAGGGGTTGCGGTTCGCCGTGGACGATTTCGGCACCGGGTATTCCTCACTGGCGCGGTTGCGCGAACTTCCCATCGACGTCATCAAGATCGACCGGGGTTTCGTCACCGATGTCGCGAACACCCGGGCCGACCTCATGGTCATCAAGGCGATCGCCGATCTGGCCAAGGCGATCGGGTGCACCTGCACCGCGGAGGGAGTGGAAACGTTCGAGCAGTTCGAGCTGCTGCGTGACGTCGGTGTGCACACTTTCCAAGGGTGGTTGTTCGCGCCCGCGATGCCTTTGACGGAACTCAAGACGCTACTGGCGGCGGGTCCGCTCGAGCAGCGGACCGGCGAGAACGCGTGAGCGGGAACCCGGTCACCGGAGTTCCCGCCCACCCCGCCCCGCCACTCGAGCAGCCCTACCTACCCGATCTCGGGGCACCCGCGGCGAGAGCCGTGCGAGAGGTTCCGCCCCGACTTCGGCGCGGTGTCAATTTCTCGCGAAATCGCCGCGCCGGCCCAACAGACGAGGCACCGACTCACGTGACGGCTAACCGGCCATCCGAGCGATCCCGTCGGGCACTCGTTACATCAGCAGCCGGGGCGCTGCGCGTCGGCGGGATCGAGAGCGTTGAACACCAGCTGCTGTGCCGTTCCGTTGTAAGAGATACCGATGTGCTCGGTCAGGTCGATGGCACAGAAGTCCTGCAGCGTCAGGTTGGTCACGTTGGGACCGTCTTCCAGGAAGGAGGAAGTGTAGGGCGTGACCACCTCGTCGTACCTGGTGGCGATGTTGGTGTAGTCCACGCCCGGCACCGTTTCACCGTCCGAGTTCAGCTCCGTGATGAAGTCGGATCCCGCCAGTTGCTGCGTGCACGAGGCGCACGGGGGCTGCCCCTCGGGCAGGAATCCGGCCAGTTGGTCGAGCCCGTACAGCGTGGTGCCGTGGTTGGACGGAACGAGGCCGACGAGCGAATCCACTTCGGAAGCGCCGCCGAGGTTCTCGATGTAGTACCTGGGCATCATCCCGCCCTGGGAGTGTCCGACGATGTCCACCTCCTCCGCCCCGGTGGCGGCGAGCACCCGGTCGACGAACCCGCTCAGCTCCCGGGCGGAACGGGTGATCTCGCCGGTTCCCTTGATAGCGCTGTCCGCGCCGCCGCCGTAGTTCAGCGAGAACACGCAGTAGCCGCGTTCGGCCAGTTCCGGTGACAGCTCAGCCCAGTTGTCGTACCGATTCTCGAAGGTCCCGTGCACCAGCACCACCGGATTCGGATGCTCGTCACCCGGTTCGCACGAGAAATCGTTCGATCCGGCTGGTACGGCGTTCGGGTGCTGCTGCGAGTACGCGAACGCGCTCAGGAAGTCGTCCTGTCGTGGGCCGGTTTCCACCGCGGTGTCCTCGGCACTGGAAACACCCGTCATCCCGATTCCGGTGACAGTGGCCAGTGCCAGGGCACCCGTGCCCGCCACCAGACCGCGCGCTAGTCGCGCCGCTCGGTTCATCCTGGCTCCTCTCGAATTCCCGGTCGTCCGAAGCGCACTGGGTGAAACCGTGTTTGCGTGCGGCGACCGAGGATTTTCAGGTCGCCGTTTTCGCTCCGACTCCCGAACCGAAACCCGGTTTTCCTCGTGGGACGGCGCCGAGTCGTTGGATGCGTGAAACGGCGAGTTCAGCGTCCGAGTACGAGGGAACCGGTTCAATGCTCCAAACGAGTGGAAAGCGACCAGCGGAGCGGATTCGCTCGCTTTTCTGTCATTTCGCGGACAACTCCGGATTCCGGTTATGGCAACCACGTGCCAACAGCGCGGTTTCGCGCACCGGAGTGAGTCCGGTGCGGACCCTGTTTGTCACCGGGATTATGGATCGTTTCCGGCACGGCGGTTTTCGGTTGTGCGGAGATCCCTTCGGCAGTAGCTTCCCGCCACGGGCTTCGGTGTGGCGAGGACCGGATTGTTCGGGAGTCGCGTGTGGACCTGATGTGTCGATTCGGATTCCCGTCCCGCTTCGGTGCACCGGCCACGAGTGCTCCGCTGCCGCGCAGGGTGTCTCTCGCGAGATCCCGTTCACGACTTCGACCAGCCGGAGGTGTCGGCATCCCATGACGAGCCCCGATCAGCTGATCCCATGACAGCGGTCCCCAGTGACACCGCTCCCGTCGGGACGAGCCCGGGACGGTCCCCCGTGACGGTGCTGACCGTGGTGGCGCTCGTCGGCTTCGTCACGGCGCTGGACAACACGATCGTCGCGGCCGCCGCGCCCTCCGTGGGACGTGACCTGGGAATCGGCCTCGCGACACTGCAGTGGGTCAGCATCGCCTACATGCTGCCCTACGCAGGGTTGGTACTGGTCGCGGGAACCGTGCTCGATCGACTCGGGGATCGTGCGCTGCTGGCCGGTTTCGGTGTGTTCGTGGCCGGAGCCGTGGTCTGCGGCGCGGCGGGCAGTGCCGTCCCGTTGCTGCTGGGACGGGCCTGTCAGGGAGTCGCCGCCGCCTTCATCGTGCCGGGGACGCTGCGACTGCTGCGCACCGAACTCCCGGAACGGCTGCGCGCCACCGCCGCCGCCACCTGGACCGCGGCCCTGGCCGCCGCGCTGGCACTCGGTCCCTGGCTGGGGGGTGTGGTTTCGCAGTACCTGCACTGGAGCTGGATCTTCTACGGCAATCTGCCGTTCGTGCTGCCCGCCGTGGTGCTGGTCTCGCTCGGGACCTCCCAAGGAGACCGGCGGCGCGCCGCGAAGGTGCGCCTGCCCGCCGCGCTGGCGGTGACCACCGGACTGGTGCTGCTGACATCGGCACTGGTGACAGCTTCGGAAACCGGCACGGATCCCTCGTGGTCAGTGCCGCTGGGAGTGCTCGGCGCACTGCTGCTCGTGGGGTTCGTGCTCGGTGAGCGCCGTGCCGCCG
This portion of the Actinopolyspora lacussalsi genome encodes:
- a CDS encoding triacylglycerol esterase/lipase EstA (alpha/beta hydrolase family) (product_source=COG1075; cath_funfam=3.40.50.1820; cog=COG1075; pfam=PF01674; superfamily=53474; transmembrane_helix_parts=Inside_1_6,TMhelix_7_29,Outside_30_304); this encodes MNRAARLARGLVAGTGALALATVTGIGMTGVSSAEDTAVETGPRQDDFLSAFAYSQQHPNAVPAGSNDFSCEPGDEHPNPVVLVHGTFENRYDNWAELSPELAERGYCVFSLNYGGGADSAIKGTGEITRSARELSGFVDRVLAATGAEEVDIVGHSQGGMMPRYYIENLGGASEVDSLVGLVPSNHGTTLYGLDQLAGFLPEGQPPCASCTQQLAGSDFITELNSDGETVPGVDYTNIATRYDEVVTPYTSSFLEDGPNVTNLTLQDFCAIDLTEHIGISYNGTAQQLVFNALDPADAQRPGC
- a CDS encoding MFS family permease (product_source=COG0477; cath_funfam=1.20.1250.20; cog=COG0477; pfam=PF07690; superfamily=103473; transmembrane_helix_parts=Inside_1_20,TMhelix_21_43,Outside_44_57,TMhelix_58_80,Inside_81_86,TMhelix_87_106,Outside_107_110,TMhelix_111_133,Inside_134_144,TMhelix_145_167,Outside_168_170,TMhelix_171_193,Inside_194_205,TMhelix_206_228,Outside_229_237,TMhelix_238_255,Inside_256_275,TMhelix_276_298,Outside_299_307,TMhelix_308_330,Inside_331_342,TMhelix_343_365,Outside_366_369,TMhelix_370_389,Inside_390_409,TMhelix_410_432,Outside_433_441,TMhelix_442_464,Inside_465_490) yields the protein MTAVPSDTAPVGTSPGRSPVTVLTVVALVGFVTALDNTIVAAAAPSVGRDLGIGLATLQWVSIAYMLPYAGLVLVAGTVLDRLGDRALLAGFGVFVAGAVVCGAAGSAVPLLLGRACQGVAAAFIVPGTLRLLRTELPERLRATAAATWTAALAAALALGPWLGGVVSQYLHWSWIFYGNLPFVLPAVVLVSLGTSQGDRRRAAKVRLPAALAVTTGLVLLTSALVTASETGTDPSWSVPLGVLGALLLVGFVLGERRAADPLVPRRLLRGRVFPGANVLLLLWGIGISGVVFFTPLVHQSYLGLDPGTAGLPLVVVAFGVTAATPLVGPAARGFGTHRVVACGLGVVALGLFGLAAVNTVAAILPRVPALLLIGAGSAFTAPITSHALDRSDEDDAGTASGVLTASRELSSAFGVAVVGLVVSTVLRHRIATGSPEPAALAAGYTHGVLLAASLQVIAAVLAWSLLRPVSTDTPAPGARPTSRVKNSRR